One genomic region from Roseovarius sp. THAF9 encodes:
- a CDS encoding thermonuclease family protein, which translates to MIVAALLSIDTGTAAEPINPASVYVIDGDTIDLGGERFRLVGLDTPETYDPQCAYEKALGDEATRRLRELIGSGELVELIVLPGRDRNDRGLARLYIGRADVAGILIGEGLAREYNGGRRQGWC; encoded by the coding sequence ATGATCGTCGCGGCCTTGCTGTCGATCGACACCGGGACGGCGGCAGAGCCGATCAATCCGGCTTCAGTCTATGTGATCGACGGCGACACGATTGACCTGGGCGGTGAGCGGTTCCGGCTGGTCGGTCTCGACACGCCGGAAACCTACGATCCGCAATGTGCATATGAAAAGGCGCTTGGTGACGAGGCGACGAGGCGCTTGCGCGAGCTGATCGGCTCGGGCGAGTTGGTGGAACTGATCGTGTTGCCGGGCCGCGACCGAAATGACCGAGGGCTAGCGCGGCTTTACATCGGTCGTGCGGACGTGGCCGGTATCCTGATCGGGGAAGGGCTGGCGCGGGAATACAATGGGGGCAGGCGGCAGGGTTGGTGCTGA
- a CDS encoding ParB/RepB/Spo0J family partition protein produces MTKQETIIAPIEQVPFDDLYVSDLNPRTVFSPEGIEALAENIRQLGLIQNLAGLRDETGKVGIVAGGRRLRALALLQDDPRFATVSVKIAPDQATAEIWASSENHHREQPHAADEIREYGSMAERGVPVPSIAIAFGVNEKHVYRRLKLASLPVSVLDALKAGEITLSNAAAFTVSEDEANTLAVLEKVRGEGYSDHQIKQMLKPDSVRSTDRRVKFVGLEAYEAEGGRVTGDLFADQTYFDDVALLDELFKAKLNATAEAMTGDGWKWAEAMDTTYLGYYEIEERKLDRIYRDEGTLTEEQSERYDELAELAEGEVLDAEGEAELAALQAVLDGAFSAEQKAVSGVLVYVNQSGEVQTAEGLVRREDRAAAIEAGFLRKSSHSSAEAEPKSPISQKLRDDLSRVAQGARQHAVLRDPDLLIDLLAYQLSHALRWNDPLGIATTEVPNWPSTEAEGYALDERLTSNPPRDMWDAKDLGASFRAFRKKGPEHVRGELVRFLAAQYRGGDEKLSAMIDKETQPNIREVWTPNAANFFSRVGGPYLNDLWRDLLDLSDDHPTATTFAKLKKGEKADKLEALFRGDHDLRSALGVTDEQAAKIGAWLPEGMK; encoded by the coding sequence ATGACAAAGCAAGAGACGATCATCGCCCCCATCGAACAGGTTCCCTTCGATGATCTGTATGTTTCCGACCTGAACCCGCGCACCGTGTTCAGCCCCGAGGGGATCGAGGCACTGGCAGAGAATATCCGCCAGCTTGGCCTGATCCAGAACCTCGCCGGGCTGCGCGATGAAACCGGCAAGGTTGGCATCGTGGCCGGAGGCCGGAGGCTTCGCGCCCTGGCTTTGCTGCAAGACGATCCGCGCTTCGCTACGGTTTCCGTGAAGATCGCGCCCGATCAGGCGACCGCCGAGATTTGGGCATCGAGCGAGAACCACCACCGCGAACAACCCCATGCCGCCGATGAAATCCGCGAATATGGCAGCATGGCCGAGCGGGGCGTTCCGGTTCCCTCCATCGCCATCGCGTTCGGCGTCAATGAAAAGCACGTCTATCGCCGCTTGAAGCTGGCAAGCCTGCCGGTGTCGGTTCTGGACGCCTTGAAGGCCGGGGAAATCACCCTGTCGAACGCCGCCGCCTTCACCGTCAGCGAGGACGAGGCGAACACGCTGGCCGTGCTGGAAAAGGTGCGGGGCGAGGGCTACAGCGATCACCAGATCAAGCAGATGCTCAAACCGGACTCGGTGCGCAGCACGGATCGGCGCGTGAAGTTTGTTGGCCTTGAGGCTTACGAGGCCGAGGGCGGGCGCGTCACTGGCGACCTTTTCGCAGACCAGACCTATTTCGATGATGTTGCCCTGCTGGACGAACTGTTCAAGGCGAAGCTGAACGCCACCGCCGAGGCCATGACCGGCGACGGTTGGAAATGGGCCGAGGCGATGGACACCACCTATCTTGGTTATTACGAGATCGAGGAACGGAAGCTGGACCGCATCTATCGGGATGAAGGGACGCTCACCGAAGAGCAGTCAGAGCGTTACGACGAACTGGCGGAATTGGCCGAAGGTGAGGTTCTGGACGCCGAGGGCGAGGCCGAACTGGCGGCGCTGCAAGCCGTGTTGGATGGTGCATTCAGCGCCGAGCAGAAGGCCGTTTCGGGCGTCCTTGTCTACGTCAACCAGAGCGGCGAGGTTCAGACCGCCGAGGGGCTGGTGAGGCGTGAGGACCGGGCCGCCGCCATCGAGGCCGGGTTCCTGCGCAAGTCCAGCCATTCGAGCGCCGAGGCCGAGCCGAAATCCCCCATCAGCCAGAAGCTGCGCGACGACCTGTCCCGTGTCGCACAGGGCGCACGGCAACATGCGGTGTTGCGCGATCCCGATCTGCTGATTGACCTTCTGGCCTACCAGTTGAGCCACGCCCTGCGCTGGAACGATCCGCTTGGCATCGCCACGACCGAGGTTCCGAACTGGCCTTCGACCGAGGCCGAGGGCTATGCCCTTGACGAGCGCCTGACCAGCAACCCGCCGCGCGATATGTGGGATGCGAAAGACCTTGGCGCATCCTTCCGCGCGTTTCGCAAGAAAGGCCCGGAGCATGTGCGCGGTGAACTGGTCCGGTTCCTTGCCGCTCAATATCGGGGCGGCGACGAGAAGCTGTCCGCGATGATCGACAAGGAGACGCAGCCGAATATCCGCGAAGTCTGGACCCCCAATGCGGCGAACTTCTTTTCTCGCGTCGGAGGCCCCTACCTCAACGATCTGTGGCGCGATCTGCTGGACCTGTCCGACGATCACCCGACCGCCACGACCTTCGCCAAGCTGAAAAAGGGCGAGAAGGCCGACAAGCTGGAAGCCCTGTTCCGTGGCGACCACGATCTGCGCAGCGCCCTTGGCGTCACCGACGAGCAGGCCGCGAAGATCGGGGCATGGCTGCCCGAAGGCATGAAGTGA
- a CDS encoding DUF3768 domain-containing protein, producing the protein MADIHSENTAEAAVEAARVALIARQNDRFRTTWGADFTVPGQIVMTRGVAALSHEAQVAIMVAVMQFSEFTEDNDPYGTHDFGIFTVAEGEREVRLYWKIDLYDAGYEFGSDDCADTTKTRRVLTILLPEEY; encoded by the coding sequence ATGGCTGATATTCATTCGGAAAACACCGCAGAGGCGGCTGTCGAGGCAGCGCGGGTCGCGCTTATCGCAAGACAGAACGACCGGTTCCGCACCACATGGGGCGCTGACTTCACCGTTCCCGGCCAGATTGTCATGACGCGCGGCGTGGCCGCACTGTCGCACGAGGCACAGGTGGCGATCATGGTCGCGGTCATGCAGTTTTCCGAGTTCACCGAGGACAACGACCCTTACGGCACCCACGATTTCGGCATCTTCACCGTGGCCGAAGGCGAACGCGAGGTTCGGCTTTACTGGAAAATCGACCTCTACGACGCGGGCTATGAGTTCGGTTCCGACGATTGCGCGGACACCACTAAGACCCGCCGCGTGCTGACCATCCTTCTGCCCGAGGAATACTGA
- a CDS encoding single-stranded DNA-binding protein has protein sequence MNTFAEFEIIGRVGQIKEGNGVLWVSIAAEYGRKDNHGDFQSKPFWNDVSIFNENVIKWVKENTVKGDLVRATGTIRSESYETNSGETRHGVKLACDNFANLAHMIRKQMERQQAG, from the coding sequence ATGAATACCTTCGCTGAGTTTGAAATCATCGGTCGGGTCGGTCAGATCAAGGAAGGCAACGGCGTCCTCTGGGTTTCCATCGCCGCCGAGTATGGCCGCAAGGACAATCACGGCGACTTTCAGTCGAAACCCTTCTGGAACGACGTGAGTATCTTCAACGAGAACGTCATCAAATGGGTCAAGGAAAACACCGTCAAAGGCGACCTGGTTCGCGCGACCGGCACCATCCGCTCCGAGAGCTACGAGACCAATAGCGGCGAAACCCGCCACGGCGTGAAACTGGCCTGCGACAACTTCGCCAACCTGGCCCACATGATCCGCAAGCAGATGGAGCGGCAACAGGCGGGCTGA
- a CDS encoding proline dehydrogenase family protein, translating to MTKPEFRQASSQNLHALHQDVAKGLRKIAAHPVIREKFSADPFIKQFFTETVARYIIGKSMSEAADKFDVLSVKGYLAGVEFVGEEISDGGQVEQVVEENIRFLLHARGRPFSDGLQLGFDLSSVGMLISRELAMTNTARIAKVAAEQGATIMISMERSTQTDTILDAFHQLAPSHENLGLTIQAYMHRTEVDLPKLIKTRRKIRLVKGVYDEHSSLTLPRGKELDVRYVECIEKLAEAGSRFAVATHDPAIIDMLNARGLLDAAEELEGLHGCNPSLFHTLNNEGHRCRITGVYGEEWLLHFLHRLAEHPPNALQALADFYNPDRVVFGADY from the coding sequence ATGACCAAGCCAGAATTCCGTCAAGCTTCATCGCAAAATCTTCATGCTTTGCATCAGGATGTCGCAAAGGGTCTCAGGAAAATCGCTGCTCACCCTGTAATCCGTGAGAAGTTCTCGGCCGACCCATTCATCAAGCAGTTTTTCACCGAAACGGTGGCGCGATACATCATCGGCAAGTCAATGTCCGAAGCCGCCGATAAGTTCGACGTTTTGTCAGTAAAGGGATACCTCGCCGGCGTCGAGTTTGTTGGTGAGGAGATATCCGATGGCGGTCAGGTCGAGCAGGTTGTGGAGGAAAACATCCGCTTCCTCTTACATGCGCGCGGGCGCCCGTTTTCGGATGGGCTACAGCTTGGCTTTGATCTTTCCAGTGTCGGCATGCTTATAAGCCGCGAACTCGCGATGACGAATACGGCGCGCATTGCGAAGGTGGCTGCCGAGCAAGGTGCCACGATTATGATTAGCATGGAGCGCAGCACCCAGACCGACACCATTCTGGATGCTTTTCACCAGCTGGCCCCTTCGCATGAAAATCTTGGTCTGACTATCCAAGCCTACATGCATCGTACCGAGGTTGATCTGCCCAAGCTAATCAAGACCAGGCGTAAGATCCGCCTTGTGAAGGGTGTCTATGATGAGCACTCGTCGCTGACGCTGCCGCGCGGGAAAGAGCTGGATGTTCGATATGTGGAATGCATCGAGAAGCTCGCCGAGGCCGGGTCTCGTTTCGCTGTCGCAACGCATGACCCTGCCATCATCGACATGTTGAATGCCCGCGGCCTCCTGGATGCGGCCGAAGAGCTGGAGGGGCTACATGGATGTAACCCAAGTCTTTTCCACACACTGAACAACGAGGGGCATCGGTGCCGCATAACCGGCGTTTACGGGGAAGAATGGCTTCTTCATTTCTTGCACCGGCTTGCCGAGCATCCGCCGAATGCCCTGCAGGCGCTGGCAGATTTCTACAACCCAGACCGGGTTGTCTTCGGCGCGGACTACTGA
- a CDS encoding aminotransferase class V-fold PLP-dependent enzyme: MTALTSPRVPTAYLNMAGSGPVSDEVLAATTTYLKIEQQVGAYDTELDHHVELDERVYENLGTLLGCVAADIAIFDNATRAWTEVVSRLSFKGARRILTTEYEYAGNLQYLKDLSEREGLELITIPCTDKGEIDLEWLQSNMGNDVGLVSVVHVPSCCGIINPVATIGEILSGYQAVYIVDACQAVGQVQIDVHATGCDVLTGAGRKFLCGPRGTGFAFVSAQLRARMSPGFVDLHLSDIKADGRIEKDMGNARFLEMGERNCGAIIGLSRAIEEALHGGDRLNDGIFRIREGVSALEGVIPIDPGRNRGGIFSFRHKKIPAEEVVRNLREHRIAAWRIKGSHTPLYMLPRGHIEGVRLSSNKITVEHADLVVAALKDMLA, from the coding sequence ATGACGGCACTCACCTCACCGCGCGTTCCAACCGCATATCTGAACATGGCCGGATCGGGGCCCGTTTCTGATGAGGTTCTGGCCGCAACTACGACATACCTGAAAATCGAGCAGCAGGTCGGGGCCTATGACACTGAGCTCGATCATCACGTCGAGCTTGACGAGCGCGTCTACGAAAATCTTGGCACCCTCTTAGGGTGCGTTGCGGCTGACATCGCGATCTTCGACAACGCTACCCGGGCGTGGACGGAAGTCGTGAGCCGACTTTCGTTTAAAGGCGCGCGCCGCATCCTTACAACCGAATACGAATACGCTGGGAACCTTCAGTATCTGAAGGATCTCTCGGAACGGGAAGGACTCGAACTGATCACGATACCCTGTACTGATAAAGGTGAAATCGACCTAGAATGGCTGCAATCAAACATGGGAAATGACGTTGGGCTCGTGTCCGTCGTGCATGTTCCATCTTGCTGTGGCATCATAAATCCTGTTGCGACCATCGGTGAAATCCTCTCGGGATACCAAGCTGTCTACATCGTGGATGCCTGCCAGGCTGTTGGTCAGGTTCAGATTGATGTCCACGCAACCGGTTGCGATGTGCTCACTGGTGCCGGGCGTAAATTCCTGTGCGGCCCCCGGGGCACCGGGTTTGCCTTTGTCTCAGCACAGCTGAGAGCCAGGATGTCTCCCGGATTTGTCGATCTTCACCTTTCTGATATCAAAGCCGATGGCCGGATCGAAAAAGACATGGGAAATGCGCGCTTCCTCGAAATGGGGGAGCGTAATTGCGGGGCCATCATCGGCTTGTCACGGGCCATCGAGGAGGCTCTGCATGGCGGGGATCGGCTAAACGATGGCATTTTCCGAATTCGCGAAGGCGTTTCCGCTCTTGAAGGGGTCATACCGATCGATCCTGGTAGGAACCGTGGAGGTATATTTTCGTTTCGTCATAAAAAGATTCCCGCCGAAGAGGTGGTGAGGAACCTCAGAGAGCACCGGATTGCTGCCTGGCGCATAAAGGGGTCTCATACCCCGCTTTATATGCTTCCCAGAGGACATATAGAGGGAGTGCGGTTGTCATCCAACAAGATCACAGTCGAGCATGCAGATTTGGTGGTGGCGGCGTTGAAGGATATGCTTGCTTGA